A genomic stretch from Sphaerodactylus townsendi isolate TG3544 linkage group LG15, MPM_Stown_v2.3, whole genome shotgun sequence includes:
- the LOC125445333 gene encoding serine/threonine-protein kinase SBK1-like isoform X1 yields the protein MTPGQMDAIATKREGSAAGDRSAAFFPPQPSVTSSAQKGFPCQGSVSEEDTSSATNVEDDEDNEEFLEQLMTLTSRGLPQLEVEEKYSTVKELGSGSYGHVLHVQHHERGTSMALKLMSKERTGRREFLREYCIALCLSSHHALLRTTGIAFETSTHYAFAQELAPAGDLCAILSSGQGIPEVQLKRCAAQLAEALDFMHGKALVHRDIKLDNVMLFDNKCRLVKLGDFGLTRLEGTPIAAMSGTLPYSPPELCLLEGNDTLSLDSSLDVWAFGVLLFCLATGCFPWDVAMSPDPQFEEFSIWQNRTVPGEAPGLWKGFTISILGMFRRLMTTDPDRRSPAIEVHKYLHLQWLVDSSKATQSPLDGHLKETDPWVPLRGPTGNNTDLVSGTQEKCPGLITTEKTHAIQIDPDLRSSPSLQEGSRLAEAGLQP from the exons GTTCTGTTAGTGAGGAAGACACCAGCTCAGCTACTAACGTGGAAGACGATGAAGATAACGAGGAGTTCTTGGAACAACTCATGACTCTGACCTCTCGTGGCTTACCTCAGCTGGAGGTTGAGGAGAAATACAGCACTGTCAAGGAACTGGGCAGCGGCTCCTATGGACATGTCTTACATGTCCAGCACCACGAGAGAG GCACTTCAATGGCGCTGAAACTGATGTCCAAGGAAAGGACAGGGAGGCGAGAGTTCCTGAGGGAATATTGCATTGCTCTCTGCCTTTCCTCACACCATGCCCTACTCCGAACAACTGGCATTGCTTTTGAGACATCTACACATTATGCCTTTGCGCAGGAATTAGCGCCAGCTGGGGATCTCTGTGCCATTCTGAGTTCTGGG CAGGGCATTCCTGAGGTACAGCTGAAGAGGTGTGCGGCCCAGTTGGCTGAGGCATTGGATTTCATGCATGGCAAAGCCTTGGTGCATCGGGACATAAAGCTGGACAACGTGATGCTCTTTGACAACAAGTGCCGGCTGGTgaagctgggtgactttggcctgaCAAGACTGGAGGGCACGCCAATAGCTGCCATGTCTGGCACCCTGCCCTACTCTCCTCCCGAGTTATGCCTTCTGGAGGGCAATGATACTCTGTCTCTGGACTCCAGCCTGGACGTCTGGGCCTTTGGGGTGCTGCTGTTCTGCCTTGCCACAGGTTGCTTTCCTTGGGATGTAGCCATGAGCCCTGACCCTCAGTTTGAGGAATTTAGTATCTGGCAGAATCGTACAGTGCCAGGGGAGGCTCCTGGCCTATGGAAAGGCTTTACCATCAGCATCTTGGGCATGTTCCGTCGCTTGATGACTACTGACCCTGATCGTCGCAGCCCTGCTATCGAGGTGCACAAGTACTTACATCTGCAATGGCTGGTGGACAGCTCCAAAGCAACTCAGAGTCCACTGGATGGCCACCTCAAGGAAACAGATCCCTGGGTACCGCTCAGAGGCCCCACAGGGAACAATACTGATTTGGTCAGTGGCACCCAGGAGAAATGCCCTGGACTGATCACCACTGAAAAAACCCATGCCATACAAATAGATCCCGATCTTAGAAGCAGCCCCAGTTTGCAGGAAGGTTCCAGATTAGCAGAGGCTGGACTTCAGCCTTGA
- the LOC125445333 gene encoding uncharacterized serine/threonine-protein kinase SBK3-like isoform X2: protein MTPGQMDAIATKREGSAAGDRSAAFFPPQPSVTSSAQKGFPCQGSVSEEDTSSATNVEDDEDNEEFLEQLMTLTSRGLPQLEVEEKYSTVKELGSGSYGHVLHVQHHERGTSMALKLMSKERTGRREFLREYCIALCLSSHHALLRTTGIAFETSTHYAFAQELAPAGDLCAILSSGGIPEVQLKRCAAQLAEALDFMHGKALVHRDIKLDNVMLFDNKCRLVKLGDFGLTRLEGTPIAAMSGTLPYSPPELCLLEGNDTLSLDSSLDVWAFGVLLFCLATGCFPWDVAMSPDPQFEEFSIWQNRTVPGEAPGLWKGFTISILGMFRRLMTTDPDRRSPAIEVHKYLHLQWLVDSSKATQSPLDGHLKETDPWVPLRGPTGNNTDLVSGTQEKCPGLITTEKTHAIQIDPDLRSSPSLQEGSRLAEAGLQP from the exons GTTCTGTTAGTGAGGAAGACACCAGCTCAGCTACTAACGTGGAAGACGATGAAGATAACGAGGAGTTCTTGGAACAACTCATGACTCTGACCTCTCGTGGCTTACCTCAGCTGGAGGTTGAGGAGAAATACAGCACTGTCAAGGAACTGGGCAGCGGCTCCTATGGACATGTCTTACATGTCCAGCACCACGAGAGAG GCACTTCAATGGCGCTGAAACTGATGTCCAAGGAAAGGACAGGGAGGCGAGAGTTCCTGAGGGAATATTGCATTGCTCTCTGCCTTTCCTCACACCATGCCCTACTCCGAACAACTGGCATTGCTTTTGAGACATCTACACATTATGCCTTTGCGCAGGAATTAGCGCCAGCTGGGGATCTCTGTGCCATTCTGAGTTCTGGG GGCATTCCTGAGGTACAGCTGAAGAGGTGTGCGGCCCAGTTGGCTGAGGCATTGGATTTCATGCATGGCAAAGCCTTGGTGCATCGGGACATAAAGCTGGACAACGTGATGCTCTTTGACAACAAGTGCCGGCTGGTgaagctgggtgactttggcctgaCAAGACTGGAGGGCACGCCAATAGCTGCCATGTCTGGCACCCTGCCCTACTCTCCTCCCGAGTTATGCCTTCTGGAGGGCAATGATACTCTGTCTCTGGACTCCAGCCTGGACGTCTGGGCCTTTGGGGTGCTGCTGTTCTGCCTTGCCACAGGTTGCTTTCCTTGGGATGTAGCCATGAGCCCTGACCCTCAGTTTGAGGAATTTAGTATCTGGCAGAATCGTACAGTGCCAGGGGAGGCTCCTGGCCTATGGAAAGGCTTTACCATCAGCATCTTGGGCATGTTCCGTCGCTTGATGACTACTGACCCTGATCGTCGCAGCCCTGCTATCGAGGTGCACAAGTACTTACATCTGCAATGGCTGGTGGACAGCTCCAAAGCAACTCAGAGTCCACTGGATGGCCACCTCAAGGAAACAGATCCCTGGGTACCGCTCAGAGGCCCCACAGGGAACAATACTGATTTGGTCAGTGGCACCCAGGAGAAATGCCCTGGACTGATCACCACTGAAAAAACCCATGCCATACAAATAGATCCCGATCTTAGAAGCAGCCCCAGTTTGCAGGAAGGTTCCAGATTAGCAGAGGCTGGACTTCAGCCTTGA